Below is a window of Caldanaerobius polysaccharolyticus DSM 13641 DNA.
GAAGTGGTAGACGGCCGATACGCAGGGGAAGACACGTTTACAAAAGCAGTGGATTTCATCTGCAGGATTTTGACGCAGCCTGTGCTGGAAAACGGACATTTTAAAAAGAGCTATGTGGATATAGAAAAGCAGAATCAAGTAAACCAGATAAAATCCAGGATAAATGATAAAACCGCTTACGCCGTAGAGAGATGCTTTGAGGAGATGTGTAAAGGTGAAAAATTTGCTATTGACCGCCTGGGTACCCAGGAAATGACACAAGCTATTGATGAAAAAAATCTATACGATTACTACAGAGATGTGCTGGCGTCAAACCCTATTGATATTATCGTAACAGGGGATGTGGGCGAAGACGAGGTGGAAGCTATCGTAAGGAACGCATTTAATTTTGCCAGGGAGGGCGTTAAACCTATTGCTCCAACCGCTGTGGTCCATTATGTAGATCGCGTAAAGGAAGTCGTAGACAGGTTAGATGTAACCCAGGGAAAACTTTCTTTAGGTTTTAGGACCAACGTGTTGCCGGACAGCCCTGATTATTTTAAGCTTGTCGTCTATACCGGCATATTAGGTGGTGGCCCTCATTCTAAATTGTTTGCCAATGTGAGGGAGAAGGCAAGCCTTGCGTATTATGCCTTTGCCAGGCTGGAACGGTACAAAGGGCTTATGGTCATTTCGTCAGGTATTGATGTGGATAATTACCACAAAGCCTTGGACATCATAAATCAGCAACTTGAGGACATAAAAGCTGGCAGGATATCAAATTACGAATACGAAAGCACTATAAAGGCCATAGAAAACAGTGTAAAATCTATGACAGATAGCGCTTTTCAGAGAGCCGATTTTGTATTAAGCGAATCCATTGTAGGTACTAATTATAGCTTTGACGAATACCTGCAAAGAGTGAGAAGCGTAACCATAAGCGATGTGGTTGATGTGGCTAGGAGAATTCAATTGGATACCATTTATTTCATGAGAAATAAGGAAGGGGCAAAGTGATATGCATGATATTATAAAGGATGCTGTTATAAAAGAAGAACTGGTGCACCATGTGACTCCCAGTGGTTTGAACGTGTTTGTAATGCCCAAAAAAGGCTACACAAAGCAGTACGCCATATACGCTACCCATTATGGATCTAATGACAGCGAGTTCGTCGTTCCAGGAGAAAGTCAGCCTACTAAGGTACCTGAAGGTATAGCCCATTTTCTAGAGCACAAGATGTTTGAAGAAGAGCATGGAAGCATATTTGACGAGTATAGCAAATTAGGGGCATCTGCTAATGCCTTTACCGAATTTAACATGACGGCCTATTTGTTTAGCAGTACTGATAAATTTTACGATTGCTTGAAAATCCTGCTGGGCTTTGTGCAGAGGCCGTATTTCACCGATGAAAATGTAGAAAAAGAAAAGGGCATAATAGCTCAGGAAATCAGGATGTACCAGGATGATCCCAATTGGAGAGTTTACTTTAACGCTCTGAATGGCCTCTACAGCGTGCACCCGGTTAGGTTGGATATAGCGGGGACTGTTGAAAGCATAACTAAAATAGATAAAGATTTGCTCTACAAATGTTATTATGCATTTTACACGCCTCAAAATATGGTGCTTTTTGTAGCAGGGGACGTGGACTGTAAGCAGGTGTTTAGCATAGCGGATGAAATGGTAAAACCGGGTAAGGTAAGCGGCAACGTGACTAGGATTTATCCCGTTGAGCCTAAAGGGATAAATAAGGCTCAGGTAGTACAGGAAATGATGGTCTCCATGCCCATGTTTGACATCGGCTATAAAGATGTGGATACAGGTTATGACGGTTACAGGCTGTTGAAAAAAGGAGTAGAGATGGAAATCGCATTAAGTGTGCTCGCCGGTAAGAGTTCAAGGCTTTACAACGACTTATATGATAGGGGTCTGATAGACAATGACTTTGGATTTGATTTTGAAGGTCAGAAGGACTACGGGCACTCTATTATAGGGGGCGAGTCAAAAGACCCCATGGCGGTTATGGAAGCTGTCACTAAAGAGGTGGAAAGAATAAAGAAGGAAGGGGTTGGCCAGGAAGACTTTGAAAGAATAAAAAGGTATATCAAGGGAAGGTACATAAGAATGTTCAATTCTGTAGAGAGTATTGCTCACGCCTTTATCTCATATTATATGAAGGGAATAAACATACTAGATGTCCACAAGGCCATAGATGAGGTAAAGGCAGAGGATGTCAACAGGAGGTTTGAAGAGCAATTCAATAACCCTGTCATTTCTATTGTAAAACCTATAAGTGCCAGATAAGGCACTTTTTTATTTTTATTGAAGGATTTTTGGATTTGGTATAGAATAATACTATAAAAGTGGTTTGAAGTGGTGTAAAGTGGGGCAAAGGTGAAGGGTTTGTGATGGTTTATGTTTTTTGGCGAGTATCAACACACCATGGACTCTAAAGGCCGCGTGATTATGCCGTCTAAGTTTAGAGAGGGACTGGGAGATACATTTATAATCACAAAAGGGCTTGATGAGTGCCTTTTTGTATACTCTTTGTCGGAGTGGGAGAGAATAGAACACAAGTTGAAAGAATTGCCCCTTAACAAAAAAGATGCTAGGGCTTTTATGAGGTTTTTCTTTGCAGGTGCTTCTCAATGTGAGGTGGATAAACAAGGAAGGGTGTTGATACCGCAGAATTTAAGGGAATATGCTTCTTTAAAGAAGGATTTAATGATAATAGGG
It encodes the following:
- the yfmF gene encoding EF-P 5-aminopentanol modification-associated protein YfmF, with translation MKIAEGVNLYVDRINKFKTTSINVYVHEELGDNASKFALIPSVLKRGCNGYPTYRDITRYLEGLYGASLRVGVGKKGERQFIQFNMEVVDGRYAGEDTFTKAVDFICRILTQPVLENGHFKKSYVDIEKQNQVNQIKSRINDKTAYAVERCFEEMCKGEKFAIDRLGTQEMTQAIDEKNLYDYYRDVLASNPIDIIVTGDVGEDEVEAIVRNAFNFAREGVKPIAPTAVVHYVDRVKEVVDRLDVTQGKLSLGFRTNVLPDSPDYFKLVVYTGILGGGPHSKLFANVREKASLAYYAFARLERYKGLMVISSGIDVDNYHKALDIINQQLEDIKAGRISNYEYESTIKAIENSVKSMTDSAFQRADFVLSESIVGTNYSFDEYLQRVRSVTISDVVDVARRIQLDTIYFMRNKEGAK
- the yfmH gene encoding EF-P 5-aminopentanol modification-associated protein YfmH, giving the protein MHDIIKDAVIKEELVHHVTPSGLNVFVMPKKGYTKQYAIYATHYGSNDSEFVVPGESQPTKVPEGIAHFLEHKMFEEEHGSIFDEYSKLGASANAFTEFNMTAYLFSSTDKFYDCLKILLGFVQRPYFTDENVEKEKGIIAQEIRMYQDDPNWRVYFNALNGLYSVHPVRLDIAGTVESITKIDKDLLYKCYYAFYTPQNMVLFVAGDVDCKQVFSIADEMVKPGKVSGNVTRIYPVEPKGINKAQVVQEMMVSMPMFDIGYKDVDTGYDGYRLLKKGVEMEIALSVLAGKSSRLYNDLYDRGLIDNDFGFDFEGQKDYGHSIIGGESKDPMAVMEAVTKEVERIKKEGVGQEDFERIKRYIKGRYIRMFNSVESIAHAFISYYMKGINILDVHKAIDEVKAEDVNRRFEEQFNNPVISIVKPISAR
- the mraZ gene encoding division/cell wall cluster transcriptional repressor MraZ; this translates as MFFGEYQHTMDSKGRVIMPSKFREGLGDTFIITKGLDECLFVYSLSEWERIEHKLKELPLNKKDARAFMRFFFAGASQCEVDKQGRVLIPQNLREYASLKKDLMIIGVSTRVEIWSLDKWQKYVDDTDVSFEEIAENLENLEI